In Actinoplanes derwentensis, the following proteins share a genomic window:
- a CDS encoding fumarylacetoacetate hydrolase family protein: protein MRLAAFQQPGAATGRRAGLVVGEGPNWWVHPFPEGTDLIELLAADRDDREAAADTAARGDGLRPDQIRLLPPVYPVAMRDFLTFEQHVAGVGKGMQGHEFVPDEWYAAPSFLFMAPHAVTGGYDDVAIAPDTERFDYELELAAIVCRDVHNATTEQARAAIGGYCVMNDWSARDVQGREMKLGLGPSKGKDFATTIGPWVVTADELDDRRDADGFLDLRMTVKVNGEITGGDRSGHMGWTFEQMISYASRASWVKKGEVIASGTCGGGALAEAWGRTGELNPPPLRVGDVVEMTIERLGTIRNRIVARDDVVPPIVPARRLTRLEV from the coding sequence ATGCGACTGGCAGCCTTCCAGCAGCCCGGCGCCGCCACCGGGCGCCGGGCCGGACTGGTCGTCGGCGAAGGCCCGAACTGGTGGGTGCACCCCTTCCCGGAGGGCACCGACCTGATCGAGCTGCTGGCCGCCGACCGCGACGACCGTGAGGCGGCCGCCGACACGGCCGCCCGCGGCGACGGGCTCCGGCCCGACCAGATCCGGCTGCTGCCCCCGGTCTACCCGGTGGCGATGCGCGACTTCCTCACCTTCGAACAGCACGTCGCCGGCGTCGGTAAAGGCATGCAGGGCCACGAGTTCGTGCCCGACGAGTGGTACGCCGCCCCGTCATTCCTGTTCATGGCCCCGCACGCGGTCACCGGCGGCTACGACGACGTGGCGATCGCCCCGGACACCGAACGCTTCGACTACGAGCTGGAACTGGCCGCGATCGTCTGCCGCGACGTGCACAACGCGACCACCGAACAGGCGCGCGCCGCGATCGGCGGCTACTGCGTGATGAACGACTGGTCGGCCCGGGACGTACAGGGCCGGGAGATGAAACTCGGACTCGGCCCGTCCAAGGGCAAGGACTTCGCCACCACCATCGGCCCGTGGGTGGTCACCGCCGACGAACTCGACGACCGTCGCGACGCCGACGGCTTCCTCGACCTGCGGATGACCGTCAAAGTCAACGGCGAGATCACCGGCGGCGACCGGTCCGGGCACATGGGATGGACCTTCGAACAGATGATCTCGTACGCCTCCCGGGCCTCGTGGGTCAAGAAAGGCGAGGTCATCGCCTCGGGGACGTGCGGAGGTGGCGCCCTGGCCGAAGCGTGGGGCCGCACCGGCGAACTGAACCCGCCGCCGCTGCGAGTCGGCGACGTCGTCGAGATGACCATCGAACGGCTCGGCACCATCCGCAACCGGATCGTCGCCCGCGACGACGTGGTGCCGCCGATCGTGC
- a CDS encoding putative quinol monooxygenase, producing the protein MAYVVSATWTAQPGQEAIVLDAIEKLTPPSRQEPGNRFYQAYQDPAEPLIFRLFEIYDDEAAYAAHGASEHFAEYALGQAIPVLAQRERAFYTTIG; encoded by the coding sequence ATGGCCTACGTCGTCAGCGCCACCTGGACCGCCCAGCCCGGCCAGGAAGCGATCGTCCTCGACGCCATCGAGAAGCTGACCCCGCCGTCCCGGCAGGAACCCGGCAACCGCTTCTACCAGGCGTACCAGGATCCGGCCGAGCCCCTGATCTTCCGGCTCTTCGAGATCTACGACGACGAGGCCGCCTACGCCGCCCACGGGGCTTCCGAGCACTTCGCGGAGTACGCGCTGGGCCAGGCCATCCCGGTGCTCGCCCAGCGGGAGCGCGCCTTCTACACCACGATCGGCTGA
- a CDS encoding sugar ABC transporter substrate-binding protein: protein MYLKKFAPFMAGTILLSACGSGGTQPADGSGSSAGKTVVFSALALKIPAMKNLSEGVKAYGGGKGYEVLVQDPNLDPQKQLTDLKSVIESGRAGGAWVIAVQPAALSDLVKTAQEKKVPLVLNGVPEDYGLSGMQPGITFAKIDYTAQGTAIGESLGKCVNEKLGGKAKVILTVSAAGTAGKAEVEKAQLDALKATAPGAEIVTEVTVGERAKAQTDIGNALQGNPDADAVIGNNDEGALGAVGAFAAAGKQLPCITETGGNDEVLQAVKAGKIYASVALQFEADMVQSFDTLTAMMADPAAEGQQLATPQKVITAGSGQ, encoded by the coding sequence ATGTACCTGAAAAAATTCGCCCCTTTCATGGCCGGCACCATCCTCCTGAGCGCCTGCGGTTCCGGCGGCACCCAGCCCGCCGACGGCAGCGGCTCCTCCGCAGGCAAGACCGTCGTGTTCTCGGCCCTGGCGCTGAAGATCCCGGCGATGAAGAACCTGTCCGAGGGCGTGAAGGCCTACGGCGGCGGCAAGGGCTACGAGGTCCTGGTGCAGGACCCGAACCTGGACCCGCAGAAGCAGCTCACCGACCTGAAGAGCGTCATCGAGTCGGGCCGGGCCGGCGGCGCCTGGGTGATCGCGGTGCAGCCGGCCGCCCTGTCCGACCTGGTGAAGACGGCCCAGGAGAAGAAGGTGCCGCTGGTGCTCAACGGGGTGCCGGAGGATTACGGGCTGTCCGGCATGCAGCCCGGGATCACCTTCGCCAAGATCGATTACACGGCGCAGGGCACCGCGATCGGCGAATCACTCGGCAAGTGTGTCAACGAGAAGCTCGGTGGCAAGGCCAAGGTGATCCTGACCGTGTCCGCGGCCGGCACCGCCGGCAAGGCCGAGGTCGAGAAAGCACAGCTGGACGCCCTGAAGGCGACCGCCCCCGGCGCGGAGATCGTCACCGAGGTGACGGTCGGCGAACGGGCCAAGGCACAGACCGACATCGGCAACGCCCTGCAGGGCAACCCGGACGCCGACGCGGTGATCGGCAACAACGACGAGGGCGCCCTCGGAGCGGTCGGCGCGTTCGCCGCCGCCGGTAAACAACTGCCCTGCATCACCGAGACCGGCGGCAACGACGAGGTGCTGCAGGCCGTCAAGGCCGGCAAGATCTACGCCTCGGTGGCCCTGCAGTTCGAGGCCGACATGGTCCAGTCGTTCGACACGCTGACCGCGATGATGGCCGACCCGGCCGCCGAGGGACAGCAGCTGGCCACCCCGCAGAAGGTGATCACCGCGGGAAGTGGGCAGTGA
- a CDS encoding ABC transporter permease, with product MTRTVSALVFLRDRGIFMLWGVVIVAFSFWCAPYFATLDNALLIANAAALTAIFAAGVGFGVMTGVLDLSLPGTAAFSACTAGWLITNGQPVWLALLTALACGIMVGLVNGLIALRGFNPIIVTIGTLSALSGLAAVIAGGYTFPGLTGLTFMGTDRYLGVPAPVWIVAALFIVGTVFLTRTREGVRLMAVGGNAEAVRRSGIHSDRYKVLGFVISGLCASLGGLVTAAITTEATPEASPSIIFNALTAVALAGVALTGGRGSLPRVLVGALILATISNGLTIRGVQPYWATVITGLLLLASLLLERVVQTAVSNRLMSSNLSVHKKQV from the coding sequence GTGACCCGGACGGTCTCGGCACTGGTCTTCCTCCGGGACCGTGGCATCTTCATGCTCTGGGGCGTCGTCATCGTCGCGTTCTCGTTCTGGTGCGCGCCCTACTTCGCCACCCTCGACAACGCGCTGCTCATCGCGAACGCCGCCGCCCTGACCGCGATCTTCGCGGCCGGGGTCGGTTTCGGCGTGATGACCGGGGTGCTCGACCTGTCGCTGCCGGGCACCGCCGCGTTCTCCGCCTGCACCGCCGGCTGGCTGATCACCAACGGTCAGCCGGTGTGGCTGGCCCTGCTCACCGCCCTGGCCTGCGGCATCATGGTCGGGCTGGTCAACGGACTGATCGCGCTGCGCGGCTTCAACCCGATCATCGTCACCATCGGCACCCTGTCGGCACTCTCCGGCCTGGCGGCGGTGATCGCCGGCGGCTACACCTTCCCGGGCCTGACCGGGCTGACGTTCATGGGCACCGACCGCTATCTCGGGGTGCCCGCCCCGGTCTGGATCGTGGCGGCGCTGTTCATCGTGGGAACGGTGTTCCTGACCCGGACCCGGGAAGGCGTCCGGCTGATGGCCGTCGGCGGCAACGCTGAGGCGGTCCGCCGCTCCGGCATCCACAGCGACCGTTACAAGGTGCTCGGGTTCGTCATCTCCGGCCTGTGCGCGTCACTCGGTGGCCTGGTCACCGCGGCGATCACCACCGAGGCCACCCCGGAGGCCAGCCCCAGCATCATCTTCAACGCGCTGACCGCGGTCGCCCTGGCCGGGGTGGCGCTGACCGGCGGCCGGGGCAGCCTGCCGCGGGTCCTGGTCGGCGCGCTGATCCTGGCGACCATCTCCAACGGCCTGACCATCCGCGGGGTCCAGCCCTACTGGGCGACGGTGATCACCGGCCTGCTGCTGCTGGCCTCGCTGCTGCTGGAGCGGGTCGTGCAGACCGCCGTGTCGAACCGGCTGATGTCCTCCAACCTGTCCGTGCACAAGAAGCAGGTGTGA
- a CDS encoding ATP-binding cassette domain-containing protein yields MSTSALRLSGIDMHYGYVRALAGIDFHVEPGEVVGLLGDNGAGKSTLLKVMSGAHRPSGGSIAVHGREVEFHSPSDASDAGIQMVYQDLALIDAQDISTNLNIGREILYKGPLGWLGFIDRKAMRRRSETELDRLGVRTAPMTRPVEMLSGGQRQVVALARSAIRVSGSLSETGDTNGVLLLDEPTAALGYEQTKQVEALIRRMAGQGVAIVLVTHNLPLCHEVADRVVVLNRGSKVADVPMAGTDPDHIVGWITGARPSQTFQEYP; encoded by the coding sequence ATGTCCACTTCCGCGCTGCGCCTGAGCGGCATCGACATGCACTACGGGTACGTCCGGGCCCTGGCCGGTATCGACTTCCACGTCGAACCGGGTGAGGTGGTCGGACTGCTCGGTGACAACGGCGCCGGCAAGTCGACGCTGCTCAAAGTGATGTCCGGCGCCCACCGGCCGAGCGGCGGCAGCATCGCCGTGCACGGCCGGGAGGTGGAGTTCCACTCCCCCAGCGACGCCTCCGACGCCGGGATCCAGATGGTGTACCAGGATCTGGCTCTGATCGACGCCCAGGACATCTCCACCAACCTCAACATCGGGCGGGAGATCCTCTACAAGGGCCCACTCGGCTGGCTCGGCTTCATCGACCGCAAGGCGATGCGCCGGCGGTCCGAGACCGAACTCGACCGGCTCGGGGTGCGCACCGCGCCGATGACCCGGCCGGTGGAGATGCTCTCCGGCGGACAACGGCAGGTGGTCGCTCTGGCCCGCAGCGCGATCCGGGTCAGCGGATCACTTTCCGAAACCGGCGACACCAACGGGGTCCTCCTTCTGGACGAACCCACCGCCGCTCTCGGGTATGAACAGACCAAGCAGGTCGAGGCCCTGATCCGCCGGATGGCCGGTCAGGGCGTGGCGATCGTTCTGGTCACCCACAATCTTCCGCTGTGTCACGAGGTGGCCGACCGGGTCGTCGTGCTGAATCGTGGCAGCAAGGTGGCCGACGTACCGATGGCCGGCACCGACCCGGACCACATCGTCGGCTGGATCACCGGCGCCCGCCCCTCCCAGACCTTTCAGGAGTACCCATGA